A genome region from Candidatus Zixiibacteriota bacterium includes the following:
- the kdpC gene encoding potassium-transporting ATPase subunit KdpC, which produces MKSVWQSLRMLAVLSLLTGVLYPLLITGLAQALFRDQANGSIITSDGNRIGSTLMGQAFLSDKYFWPRPSATGYNPLPSSGTNAGPTSSALRDSVSAWAGRFHSPIAAIPPDLLTASGSGLDPHITPEAARFQTARIVAARGLDPSREMEVEQLIREHTEPPQFGLFGQSRVNVLRLNLALDSLLR; this is translated from the coding sequence ATGAAAAGTGTATGGCAATCGCTGCGCATGCTCGCCGTGCTTAGTCTGCTGACCGGCGTGCTTTATCCGCTGCTTATAACCGGTCTGGCTCAGGCACTGTTCCGGGACCAAGCCAACGGCAGCATCATCACCAGCGACGGGAATCGCATCGGCTCGACCCTTATGGGCCAGGCGTTCTTGTCTGACAAGTATTTCTGGCCGCGACCCTCGGCGACCGGATACAACCCGCTGCCCTCGTCCGGAACGAACGCTGGACCCACCAGCTCAGCTCTTCGCGACTCGGTGAGCGCCTGGGCTGGTCGATTCCATTCGCCGATTGCGGCGATACCACCGGACTTGCTCACGGCATCGGGCAGTGGGCTCGATCCGCATATTACGCCTGAAGCTGCGCGTTTTCAGACAGCTCGGATCGTGGCCGCCCGCGGTCTTGACCCCAGCCGAGAAATGGAGGTGGAGCAATTGATTCGTGAGCACACCGAACCTCCGCAATTCGGGCTCTTTGGCCAATCCCGGGTGAACGTGCTGCGCCTTAATTTGGCACTGGATTCTCTCCTGCGGTAA
- the kdpB gene encoding potassium-transporting ATPase subunit KdpB, which produces MRTTTTGKTATATVTTPTTAAALRSLVGPAVLEAFRKLSPRVQWRNPVMFVTEVGAAAVTIVMAAGLAHGRFSGFELQIALWLWFTVLFANFAESIAEGRGKAQAESLRKGRSKVVAKRLQGSQIENVPAELLKRDDLVVCTANDMIPADGEVIEGIASVDESAITGESAPVIRESGGDRSAVTGGTRVISDRIVVKITAEPGHGFVDRMISLIEGAKRQKTPNEIALGIVLAGLTIIFLLVVASLKFFADYSAAAAHQELANIVTVPVLAALLVCLIPTTIGGLLSAVGIAGIDRLIRRNVIATSGRAVEAAGDIDVLLMDKTGTITLGNRMATEFLPAPMITAQHLSEAAQLASLSDETPEGRSIVVLAKEKYGLRAQSLTPHQARFIPFSASTRMSGVDITEDGEVVMPIRKGSLDVVQRYVEIQGGAMPPEVVAAAERIAAAGGTPLAVASDRQVLGVVHLKDVVKGGIRDRFAELRRMGIRTVMITGDNPLTAAAIAAEAGVDDFLAQATPEMKLQRIREEQRQGHLVAMTGDGTNDAPALAQADVGVAMNTGTQAAREAGNMVDLDSNPTKLIDVVETGKQMLMTRGALTTFSIANDVAKYFAIIPAMFASLYAAPGSQVGPLATLNIMRLESPQSAILSAVIFNALIIIALIPLALRGITYRAQGASVVLRRNLLIYGLGGLVVPFVGIKLIDLLVSTLGLAG; this is translated from the coding sequence ATGAGAACAACTACCACCGGCAAAACAGCGACAGCCACAGTCACGACGCCCACCACTGCTGCTGCGTTGCGGTCGCTGGTCGGCCCGGCAGTTCTTGAAGCCTTTCGCAAACTGAGCCCGCGCGTGCAGTGGCGTAACCCCGTGATGTTTGTCACCGAGGTTGGCGCGGCGGCCGTTACCATCGTCATGGCCGCGGGGCTTGCGCACGGCCGCTTTTCCGGATTTGAGCTGCAGATCGCCCTGTGGCTCTGGTTCACGGTGCTGTTCGCCAATTTCGCCGAGTCCATCGCCGAAGGGCGCGGCAAGGCGCAGGCGGAAAGCCTCAGGAAAGGACGATCCAAAGTTGTCGCCAAACGGCTTCAGGGCTCACAAATCGAGAATGTTCCTGCCGAACTCCTGAAACGTGACGACCTCGTCGTGTGCACAGCCAACGACATGATTCCGGCGGATGGAGAAGTCATCGAAGGCATCGCCTCGGTCGACGAATCGGCCATTACCGGCGAGTCGGCGCCGGTCATTCGGGAAAGCGGCGGCGATCGCAGCGCGGTCACGGGGGGCACCCGCGTCATCAGTGATCGCATCGTGGTCAAAATCACGGCCGAACCCGGCCACGGCTTCGTCGACCGGATGATCTCGCTGATCGAGGGGGCCAAGCGACAGAAGACGCCCAACGAAATCGCTCTGGGAATCGTGCTCGCTGGGCTCACGATCATCTTTCTTCTGGTCGTCGCCTCACTCAAGTTCTTTGCGGACTACAGTGCCGCGGCAGCACATCAGGAACTTGCGAACATTGTGACCGTGCCGGTACTGGCAGCGCTCTTGGTCTGCCTCATCCCGACGACGATCGGCGGCCTCTTGAGTGCGGTCGGCATTGCCGGCATCGACCGCCTTATCCGGCGCAATGTCATCGCCACCAGTGGCCGCGCCGTCGAAGCCGCCGGGGATATTGATGTCCTGCTCATGGACAAGACCGGCACGATCACGCTTGGCAATCGCATGGCGACAGAATTTCTGCCGGCGCCAATGATTACCGCGCAGCATCTATCCGAGGCCGCACAGTTGGCCTCGCTCTCCGACGAAACCCCGGAAGGACGTTCGATCGTGGTCTTGGCCAAAGAGAAGTACGGCCTGCGGGCGCAGTCACTGACACCGCACCAGGCACGTTTCATTCCGTTCTCCGCGTCCACCCGCATGAGTGGCGTTGATATCACCGAAGACGGCGAAGTTGTCATGCCGATTCGCAAGGGATCGCTCGATGTGGTGCAGCGTTATGTTGAGATTCAGGGCGGCGCTATGCCACCGGAAGTCGTCGCCGCAGCCGAGCGCATTGCCGCGGCTGGCGGCACGCCCCTGGCCGTAGCCAGCGACCGGCAGGTGCTCGGCGTGGTTCATCTCAAGGACGTCGTCAAGGGTGGGATTCGCGATCGGTTCGCCGAACTGCGCCGGATGGGCATTCGCACGGTCATGATCACCGGCGACAACCCGCTGACGGCCGCGGCCATCGCGGCCGAGGCCGGCGTGGACGATTTCCTCGCTCAGGCGACACCGGAGATGAAATTGCAGCGCATCCGCGAGGAGCAGCGCCAAGGCCATCTGGTCGCCATGACCGGCGACGGCACCAACGATGCGCCCGCGCTGGCCCAAGCTGATGTCGGTGTCGCCATGAACACCGGCACACAGGCCGCCCGCGAGGCCGGGAATATGGTCGACTTGGACAGCAATCCGACTAAGTTGATCGACGTGGTTGAGACCGGCAAGCAAATGCTCATGACCCGCGGCGCACTCACCACCTTCAGCATCGCCAATGATGTGGCCAAGTACTTCGCCATCATTCCGGCAATGTTTGCTTCACTCTACGCTGCGCCCGGCAGCCAAGTGGGTCCACTGGCGACGCTAAACATAATGCGACTGGAGTCCCCGCAAAGCGCCATTCTCAGCGCCGTGATCTTCAACGCTCTGATCATCATCGCGCTCATTCCGCTGGCCCTGCGCGGCATCACTTACCGGGCCCAGGGTGCATCGGTAGTCTTGCGGCGCAATTTGCTCATTTACGGACTGGGCGGGCTAGTGGTGCCGTTTGTCGGCATCAAGCTCATCGATTTACTGGTTTCCACTCTGGGACTGGCGGGGTAG